GGGTGAGCACGCTGGCTGACGCCCTGAACACCCCCGCGCCCTCGAACCCGCCCCGGCTCGTGGTGATGGACGTCGACTCGACGCTCATCACGGCGGAGGTGATCGAGCTGCTCGCCGCGCGATCGGGCTCGCTCGAGGCCGTCGCGGACATCACCGACCGGGCGATGCGCGGGGAGATCGACTTCACCGCCTCCCTGCACCAGCGTGTGGCGACGTTGGCCGGGCTCACCACCGACGTCTTCGCGGAGGTGCTGGCGGAGGTCGAGCTGACCCCCGGGGCGGTCGAGCTGGTCGCCGAGCTGGACGCCCGCGGCTGGCCCGTCGCCCTCGTCTCGGGCGGCTTCGTCGAGGTCGTCGCCCCACTCGCCGCGAGCCTGGGCATCAGCCTGTTCCGGGCGAACGGCCTCGAGGCGCGTGACGGCGTGCTCACCGGGCGCGTGCGGGGCCCGGTGATCGACCGGGCCGCCAAGGCGCTGGCGCTGCGCGAGTTCGCCGCGGAGTCCGGCATCGCGCTCGACCAGACGATCGCGATCGGCGACGGCGCGAACGACCTGGACATGCTGGACCAGGCCGGTTTCGGGATCGCCTTCAACGCCAAGCCGCTCGTGTGCGGGCAGGCCGACGCCGTGGTCCGCGGGCGGCTCGACGACGTGCTGGCCCTGCCGCCGTTCACGCGAGCCGGCTGAGGCCAGCCCTCGCGCTCAGGCGGGGGTGACCAGCCGCAGGAGGCGCGCGGCGTCCGGCTCGAGCCCGGACCACGCCGCGTCCGTCTCGAGCACCGAGTAGCTCGCCGTCGGGACCCCGAGCCGCACGCGGTCCAGCACGGCCTCGTCGGATCCCGGCCCGGCCAGCGTCGCAGCAGTCTGCGACATCACGGGCTCGTGGCCCACGACCAGCACCGTCGACACGTCGTCGCGGACGCCGCGCAAGATCTCCAGCACCTGGCGCACGCCCGCCAGGTAGAGGTCGTCGTTCACGTCGACCGTCTCGGGGGCGCCCGTGAGGGCGGCGCGGGCCAGATCCCAGGTCTGGCGGGTGCGGACCGCCCCCGAGCACACGACGTGCTCGGGGACGAGACCCTCACGGCTCAGGCTGGCGCCCACGCCCCCGGCCTGCTGCCGCCCGGCCAGCGCGAGCGGCCGCATCAGGTCCTCGAGCTGTCCATGCTCCGCCTTGGCGTGTCGGAGCAGCACGAGTCGGCGGGGAGCAGGAGCGTTCACGCTCCTAGAGTCCCATCGCGTGCACGCCGCCGTCGACGTGGACGATCTCGCCGGTCGTCGCCGGGAACCAGTCGGAGAGCAGCGCCGCGACCGCGCGGGCCGTCGGCTCGGGGTCGGTGACGTCCCAGCCGAGGGGCGCGCGATCGGGCCAGCCGCCCTCCATGGCCTCGAACCCTGGGATCGACTTGGCCGCGGTGGTCCGGATCGGGCCGGCCGAGACGAGGTTCACGCGGACGCCCTCGGGGCCCAGGTCACGGGCGAGGTAGCGGGCGGTGGACTCGAAGGCGGCCTTCGCCACGCCCATCCAGTCGTACACGGGCCACGCGTACCGGGCGTCGAAGGTGAGCCCCACGATCGACGAGCCGGCGCCCAGCAAGGGCTGCGTGGCGACGGCGAGGGACTTCAGCGAGTACGCCGAGACGCGCACCGCGGTCGCCACGTCGTCCCACTCGCCGGCGAGGAAGTTGCCGCCCATCACCGACTGCGGCGCGAAGCCGATCGAGTGGACCACGCCGTCGAGGCCGTCGACGTGCTCGCGCACCCGGTCCGCGAGCGCGGCGAGGTCCTCGTCCGAGGTGACGTCGAGCTGCACCACGGGCGCGGGCCGCGGCAGGCGGCGGGCGATGGCCTGCGTCAGCCGGAACTGGCGGCCGAACGAGGTCAGGACGACCTCCGCGCCCTGCTCCTGGGCGAGCCGCGCGACGTGGAACGCGATCGAGCTGTCGGTGAGGACGCCGGTGACGAGGAGCTTCTTGCCGTCGAGCAGACCCATGGGTGCTGTTCCGTTCCGCTAGTCGTGAGGTGCTGCAGGGGTCGATCAGGTGGGGGCGGGGCGGTCAGTGCCCCATGCCGAGGCCCCCGTCGACGGGGATGACCGCCCCGGAGATGTACCCGGCGTCGGGCGAGGCCAGGAACTGCACGACACCCGCGACCTCGTCCGGCTGAGCGAACCGGCCCATCGGGATCGCGGCACGGTAGGCGTCCTGGCGCTCGGCCGGGAGGTCCGCGGTCATGGAGGTGTCGATGAAGCCCGGGGCGACCACGTTGGCCGTGATCCCGCGACCGCCCAGCTCGCGCGTGATCGACCGCGCCATGCCGACCAGCCCCGCCTTGGAGGCCGCGTAGTTCACCTGGCCCGCGCTGCCGTAGAGCCCCACCACCGAGGAGATCAGGACGATCCGGCCGCGGCGCATCCGGATCATGTTCTTCGAGGCGCGCCGCACGCAGCGGAACGTGCCGGTGAGGTTCACGTCGAGGACGGCCTCGAACTCCTCGTCGGTCATCCGCAGCAGGAGCTGGTCCCGTGTGACCCCGGCGTTGGCGACGAGCACCTCGACCGGCCCGTGGGCCTCCTCGACCGCGGCGAAGGCCGCGTCCACCGCCGCCGTGTCGCGCATGTCGCCGACCGCGCCGAAGACCCCGTCGGGCAGGTCCCCGCCGCGGTAGATCGTGGCGACCTTGTCCCCCGCCGCCACGAACCGCTCCGCGATCGCGCGGCCGATGCCGCGGTTCGCTCCGGTCACCAGGACGCTGCGAGGTGTGGGTGAGTTCACTGTGGTCTGAGGCACGGCAACCGACGTTAGCCGACGAGCGCCTGGGTCAGGGGCGATGTCCTCGCACAGGATGAGACCGGCGTGTTGTCAGGTCCGCACAACAACGCCGTGCGCGCGGACGTGGCCGCCGAGGGGTTCCGCCGGCGTCGCCCGGACTTAGGATCGGGTGATGAGCACGAAGCGGGGGGATGGCGAGGAGGTCCACCGGATCACCTCGGCGCCCGAGGCTCTGGCGGACGACCTGGCTCGCCGCACCAAGCGGTACCTGGTCCAGATGGGCGTGCGCGTCGTCTGCTTCGTCGTGGCGGTGCTGACCTGGCACCGGATCCCCGTGGCGTTCTCGATCGCGATGATCGTGGCCGCCGTCGTCCTGCCGTACATCGCCGTGCTGCTGGCCAACGCCGGGCGCGAGCGCCAGGCGTCCGACGACCCGCTCATGGACCCACGCACCCTCGGGCCAGGTCGTCGACCTGGCGCCGACCAGCTCGGAGGCAACCACCGATGAACCTGCTGTCCCCCACCCCCGACGCGGTCGACGAGCTCGTGTGCAGCGCGCGCGGGTGCCGCTCCGAGGCGGCCTGGGGCCTGCTGTGGAACAACCCGAAGCTGCACACCCCCGAGCGCCGCAAGGTGTGGCTGGCGTGCGACGGCCACCGCGAGCACCTCGAGCAGTACCTGGGGGCCCGGTCCTTCCTGCGCGACGTCGTCCCGGTCTCCGAGCTGCCGGTCGTCGACGTCTCATGAGCCCGCGGGTCCGCCGCGCGGTCGGGGTCGTCCTGCTGGGCGTCCTGATCGCGGTGGGCTGCACGCTCGCCGGGCGCTGGCAGTGGAACCGGCACGTCGCGCGCGACGCCCAGATCACGGTGGTCGAGGCCAACTACGACGCCGACCCCGTCCCGCTGTCCGCGGTGCTCGACTCCCCCGCGCAGCCGCTGGCCGCCACCCAGGAGTGGCAGCCGGTCGAGGTCGTGGGGCACTACGACCCGCAGCGCACCGTCCTCCTGCGCAACCGCCCGGTCGACGGGCAGCCCGGGTACCACGTGCTGGTCCCCCTCGTGCTGGAGGAGGGCGGCGAGCCGGGGTCGGTGCTGCTGGTCGACCGCGGGTACATCCCCTGGGGCGACGACGCGTCCTCTGCCGTCGACGTCCCGGAGCCCCCGGCCGGGAGCGTCACCGTGACGGCGCGGCTCCGGCTCGACGAGCCCTCGCTGGGCAGGGCTGCCCCCGCGGGCCAGGTCCAGTCGATCACCGTCGACGAGGTCCTCCTGGCCGGCGGCTCGGCCGACCCGGCCCAGCCCGTGTACCGGGCCTACGGGTCGCTCGTGGCCGAGGACCCGGCCGCCGGGGCGTTGGGCGCGCTGGCCTCCCCCAGCACCGACCCCGGCTCGCACCTGTCGTACTCGTTCCAGTGGTGGACGTTCGCTGTGGGCTCGCTGGTCGGGTTCTCGATGCTGGCGCGGCGCGACCTGCGCGAGTCCGCCGAGGACGACCCGCAGGCCGCGGAGCCCACGGCCCGGGAGCCGCGCCGGCGCCGCGGGCCGACCGCCGAGGACGAGGAGGACGCCCTCGTCGACGCCCGGCTCGGCGCCCACGGCCGTCCGGGCTGAGGCCTCCAGCCCGGACAGGGCCGCCGCTCAGGCGAGCGAGATGAGGTCCAGGTAGTCCGGGCCCCACAGGTCTTCCACGCCGTCCGGCAGCAGCACGATGCGCTCGGGGTCGAGCGCCTCGACGGCGCCCTCGTCGTGGCTGACCAGGACCACGGCGCCGGTGTAGGACCGCAGCGCGGCGAGGATCTCCTGGCGGCTGGCCGGGTCCAGGTTGTTGGTGGGCTCGTCGAGCAGCAGCACGTTCGCCGCCGAGACCACCAGCGCCGCGAGAGCGAGCCGGGTCTTCTCGCCGCCCGAGAGCACCCGGGCCGGCTTCTCCGCGTCGTCGCCCGAGAACAGGAACGAGCCGAGCACCGAGCGGACCTGCGTGTCGGAGAGGTCGGGCGCGGACGAGCGCAGGTTCTCCAGGACCGTCCGGTCCAGGTCGAGCGTCTCGTGCTCCTGCGCGTAGTAGCCGAGCTTGAGGCCGTGGCCTGCGCGCACCTCGCCCGTGTCGGGCTTCTCGATGCCCGCGAGCATCCGCAGCAGCGTCGTCTTCCCCGCGCCGTTGAGCCCGAGCACCACCACGCGGCTGCCCTTGTCGATGGCCAGGTCCACGTCGGTGAAGACCTCCTGCGACCCGTACGTCTTCGACAGCCCGGCCGCGGTCAGCGGCGTCTTGCCGCAGGGCGCCGGGTCCGGGAACCGCAGCTTGGCGACCTTGTCGGACGCGCGGACCTCCTCGAGGCCGGAGAGCATCCGCTCGGCGCGCCGCATCATGTTCTGCGCGGCGACGGCCTTCGTGGCCTTCGCGCGCATCTTGTCGGCCTGGGCCAGCAGCACCGTGGCCTTCTTCTCGGTGTTCGCACGCTCGCGCTTGCGGCGCTTCTCGTCGGTCTCGCGCTGGCGCAGGTAGGCGTCCCAGCCCAGGTTGTACTGGTCGAGCTCCCCGCGGTTGGCGTCCAGGTGGAACACCTTGTTGACGGTGGCGCGCAGCAGCTCGGTGTCGTGGCTGATGACCACGAACCCGCCCGGGTAGGACTTGAGGTAGTCGCGCAGCCAGATGATCGAGTCGTGGTCCAGGTGGTTCGTGGGCTCGTCGAGCAGGAGGGTGTCGACGCCGGAGAAGAGGATGCGCGCCAGCTCGACGCGGCGGCGCTGGCCGCCCGAGAGCGTGCCGATGGTCTGGCCCAGCACCCGGTCGTCGAGCCCGAGGTTCGCGGCGATGCGGTGCGCCTCGCTCTCGGCCGCGTACCCGCC
The sequence above is a segment of the Cellulomonas chengniuliangii genome. Coding sequences within it:
- the serB gene encoding phosphoserine phosphatase SerB, which produces MADALNTPAPSNPPRLVVMDVDSTLITAEVIELLAARSGSLEAVADITDRAMRGEIDFTASLHQRVATLAGLTTDVFAEVLAEVELTPGAVELVAELDARGWPVALVSGGFVEVVAPLAASLGISLFRANGLEARDGVLTGRVRGPVIDRAAKALALREFAAESGIALDQTIAIGDGANDLDMLDQAGFGIAFNAKPLVCGQADAVVRGRLDDVLALPPFTRAG
- a CDS encoding SixA phosphatase family protein, which encodes MNAPAPRRLVLLRHAKAEHGQLEDLMRPLALAGRQQAGGVGASLSREGLVPEHVVCSGAVRTRQTWDLARAALTGAPETVDVNDDLYLAGVRQVLEILRGVRDDVSTVLVVGHEPVMSQTAATLAGPGSDEAVLDRVRLGVPTASYSVLETDAAWSGLEPDAARLLRLVTPA
- the fabI gene encoding enoyl-ACP reductase FabI produces the protein MGLLDGKKLLVTGVLTDSSIAFHVARLAQEQGAEVVLTSFGRQFRLTQAIARRLPRPAPVVQLDVTSDEDLAALADRVREHVDGLDGVVHSIGFAPQSVMGGNFLAGEWDDVATAVRVSAYSLKSLAVATQPLLGAGSSIVGLTFDARYAWPVYDWMGVAKAAFESTARYLARDLGPEGVRVNLVSAGPIRTTAAKSIPGFEAMEGGWPDRAPLGWDVTDPEPTARAVAALLSDWFPATTGEIVHVDGGVHAMGL
- a CDS encoding SURF1 family cytochrome oxidase biogenesis protein, translating into MSPRVRRAVGVVLLGVLIAVGCTLAGRWQWNRHVARDAQITVVEANYDADPVPLSAVLDSPAQPLAATQEWQPVEVVGHYDPQRTVLLRNRPVDGQPGYHVLVPLVLEEGGEPGSVLLVDRGYIPWGDDASSAVDVPEPPAGSVTVTARLRLDEPSLGRAAPAGQVQSITVDEVLLAGGSADPAQPVYRAYGSLVAEDPAAGALGALASPSTDPGSHLSYSFQWWTFAVGSLVGFSMLARRDLRESAEDDPQAAEPTAREPRRRRGPTAEDEEDALVDARLGAHGRPG
- the fabG gene encoding 3-oxoacyl-ACP reductase FabG, whose translation is MPQTTVNSPTPRSVLVTGANRGIGRAIAERFVAAGDKVATIYRGGDLPDGVFGAVGDMRDTAAVDAAFAAVEEAHGPVEVLVANAGVTRDQLLLRMTDEEFEAVLDVNLTGTFRCVRRASKNMIRMRRGRIVLISSVVGLYGSAGQVNYAASKAGLVGMARSITRELGGRGITANVVAPGFIDTSMTADLPAERQDAYRAAIPMGRFAQPDEVAGVVQFLASPDAGYISGAVIPVDGGLGMGH
- a CDS encoding DUF3099 domain-containing protein, which encodes MSTKRGDGEEVHRITSAPEALADDLARRTKRYLVQMGVRVVCFVVAVLTWHRIPVAFSIAMIVAAVVLPYIAVLLANAGRERQASDDPLMDPRTLGPGRRPGADQLGGNHR
- a CDS encoding ABC-F family ATP-binding cassette domain-containing protein, with amino-acid sequence MITAHSVELRVGARVLLEEATFRIAAGDRIGLVGRNGAGKTTLTKTLAGETLPTGGQITRTGEVGYLPQDPRTGDLHVLALDRVLSARGLDEIVRSMRETEGAMASADDETRDAAMERYSKLDARFQAGGGYAAESEAHRIAANLGLDDRVLGQTIGTLSGGQRRRVELARILFSGVDTLLLDEPTNHLDHDSIIWLRDYLKSYPGGFVVISHDTELLRATVNKVFHLDANRGELDQYNLGWDAYLRQRETDEKRRKRERANTEKKATVLLAQADKMRAKATKAVAAQNMMRRAERMLSGLEEVRASDKVAKLRFPDPAPCGKTPLTAAGLSKTYGSQEVFTDVDLAIDKGSRVVVLGLNGAGKTTLLRMLAGIEKPDTGEVRAGHGLKLGYYAQEHETLDLDRTVLENLRSSAPDLSDTQVRSVLGSFLFSGDDAEKPARVLSGGEKTRLALAALVVSAANVLLLDEPTNNLDPASRQEILAALRSYTGAVVLVSHDEGAVEALDPERIVLLPDGVEDLWGPDYLDLISLA